The genomic window TTTACCTCAATAATTGTCTCATTGTGTCAGCTTAAGTCACCATCGCATTTGGCACAATGTTTGAAATAGGGAAGTATACATTCTGCAGCCAAAATAAGGTGAGTCAGGAGACAAACACTGTATTGATTTCTAGCAGTTGTTCTCCATGCCGTCATAGGCATCGGGGACTTTGGAGGTTTAATCAGGGACACTGACCTTACATCTGTATGATTCTCTTGTAATGAGGTGCAACAGATTTTGGAAAATGTACCTCTAACTGTCAAAATATTTGTTCTCAACTTGTTTACTTCTATTAGAACTATTTCACAGATGTAAAGCACCAATTAAACCAAGCACAGTAGTGGACATGTCAGTTTTGACCGTGGAATATTTAACCATTTCTTAAGAAGTAACAGATGAGGTCATCGGTGTCATCTTGTCAAAACAGTCAAGATCGTCAGATACTGCTGAGCCTGAAGCGACGGCACTTACGTCATAACCTCTGAGGACAGCCAGGTGGAAGGACAGCAGCTGCAGCGGGATGACGCTCAGCACTCCCTGCAGGCAGTCCACACAGTGAGGCACTTTGATGGTGCGGCTGCAGTTCTTTATAGTCTCGTAATCGTCTTTGTCACAGATAACGATGGGGCGGccctgcaaaaaaaatcaaacatccGTCAGCGTGTTCCTAAACCGGAAAACGAGTCAAAAAAATCAAGATCTAAAGATTACCTGCTTTTCCATCCCTCTCTAACTCTGAGGATTTTCACACCTCTTAAACCCACATCTGCTGCAGATTACTGACAGTAATGATGTCATGCTGAAGCGACCCCTCCCTCGTGTTTATTGAGGTGAAGGATCAGAGGTGTGGCGTAGATATGGCCGTGCAAATTAACTTAACATTCACAATGTGCTGTTTTCATCAAACCTTCAGTGTATTAATATAAACGTTCAAACTTCAGATTTTTCTGGTTCTCCGTTTTAGAGCATATACTTTCATATATATCACAAAGCTTATGGTGTAATGTTGTGTCATTTTAAACCTGACCTGTTGACATGTGAGTGTTTCCTGAGAACTTTTCTAAGTGAATGCTAGGTCAATCACTGAAACACTGCAACATGATTTTTAAGACAGGATCAAGGGTGCATATGTTTGGGCCTTACCGAGCGGGCGACAACTTGCTGCAGAGCGTTTTGACATTTGACGTAGGTGAGATCTCTCATGATGATCATGATCACCGGCATGAGTTTATCCACAAGAGCCAGAGGACCGTGTTTCAGCTCTCCAGCCAGGATCCCCTCTGAGTGCATGTATGTGATTTCCTTGATTTTCTACACAAGATGAAAAACAGGCGagggaagaaaataaaagcacaagtaTGATGCAATTATATATGAAAGAGGGGGGGGTTTGTGTTGTCCGGTataatgaaaaaggaaacattcttGCTGCCTGATACGTATTTGATAACATCACTTGTGGATGCTTGaatcagatatttaaaagctaTCTGAAAATCTGGTGGAAAATAAGGAGGAAGACGTGCTCACCAGTGCTCCTTCCAGGCAGGTAGCATAATGGTAACCTCTGCCCATGATCAGCACACTCTTCTGCTGGTACAGCTCTGTTGCCAGCCTTTGGATCTCATCATCCAAACTGAGAACTTCCTTGATCAGATCTAACAAAGAGggagcagaaaataaagaacagacACATTTGTGGATTCAGctacaaaactaaaaaacagTATGATAAATTGTGTCAACATGCTCTGCTGTCACATGAGCTCATGTTGTGCAGGGAGTGGCAGAGGAGCCAGACATTCCTGATTAGTTTACCATTAGGAGGCATGGCATCATATGCTTTAGATTGCAAGAAGCATGCAAAGGCCTGCAGACAAAAGCTCTTGCTTCCACTGATCTTTCCCTCTTCATTAAGCTTCTTCTAGCAGGGATTGTTTGAACaaacaacttaaaaatgaagcaggctCTAGATGTGCTTGATCTTTGctctaaaagctgtttttccaTATGCAATTTTTAATCACACACATGATCAGAGTATCCCTGAGTGAACCGGATTGCTCGTGGCGTGAGTTACCTGGAAGGACTCTCAGGCCCTGGATTATCTCACGACGTCTGGGCTGCATGGAGATCCTGTCGTCACACATGAGGAGTGCGAACATGATCAGGGCCACAAACTGGCTGGTGTAAGCCTGCAGAGGAAAAAGTTAGAAAAACAAGGTGTAGAAGGTTATTTATGCAAGCAGTATAAAGAAAGTGGGGATATTAAAGCAGGTTCATATTTCATTGGCTTATCCACTGCATTATAAAGACGACAGCTGTCAGATGAGTCATGCGTGAATGTAGAAGAAGCCATAGGATCCTGCGATTGTGCTGTTTGTGACCAGTTTACTAAAAGGTATCATAGTTTCCTTTTTGCAGTTGCACCGAGCACagaaaagctgaaataaaatgCTGCTTTAGGAGTTCCTTGAGCCTGTACTTCTTGTCTCTTGGTTTCGATGGGGAGCTCTGTCTCCAGTTCATAATCTGCACCAGATGAGCaatggaaggagaggagggttaAGTGCACGCAAAGCAGCATTAAAAAGCGTGCAGCTGAGCTCAGTCAAGCTACTCATCCTGGAAAATTATGTTAACACACAACACAGCGGAGGAGAGCACACTCTCTGATCACTCTGGATAcacaccccctcctctcctctcttctcctctcctctctctatgCCTTCGTCTTTGACTACTTTGGAGGTCGTCCATGCCCATTTGGGAGATTTAATCAGTGCTCAAGAGAAGCCAAGTCATTTCACAGGGCCCTCCAGACTCAGAAATGCCAGTGTCTAAAGCCAAGAAAATAGCTGTAAAACCTTTACACTGTATTTTCCCCCCCGACAGCATGCAAACCACAGTCCCTCACAACTCTGACAGCCTGCACTGTAGGGTCAGATGTGGCAATATTATTAATCCACATTGTAAactgtggtgtgtttttgttactaACTCTTTAGTATTCTTCTTGCAGAACAAATAAATGACCAGTCTACATTCAGCTGAAACatgaacagaaacaaacactcgGCAAGTACACTTTTGTAGATAGGCCAAGTAATTCCAAAAGGATGTCTTCTTTTATTTACCGTCAGTTGACCTGCCAGAAGGATTTGCTTTATGAAAGTATCAAAGTATCTTCAGCCTTAACTTATTCCATAAATCTTGAATATGATCAAAGGAGATGGAAgacttctttctccttttcccaTTTTCCAGTTCACAAAAAACTCAAATTAgcatgaaacagagaaactagAGGCCATGCACAAGAGTGTCAAGTCATTTAGCAGTTGGGTGTTATACATGTTCTCAATTGATTTGATGAGCTAGGTTGTGCAGCATTTGGTTGAGCTGGGTGTGGGGATGGGGCCCAGCCAGCCAAGCAGTAAATGATGGCGTCTCTGAGGCGTGCTCTGGGACTTTGGAGCAGCGCAGGAGACACCGAGCCAAGCCGAAGGGCTGGGCCAGGGAGGgacctgctcctctctctctctctctctctctctctctctctctacatacTAGCTGGAGCTCAAATGCTCCTATACTTTGCTCAAACTGGCAAATCTTTTTGGTTTGGAGAAGCGGGTGGGATGGGGGGCAACCTAGGATCCTAGCTTTACATGAGTTGAGATGAGATGAGTTTTTCAGGCTGCTTTAATTCCCAGTGGGATGAGACTGGGGGAAAATGTCAGCTTCCAAGAGGCGGGGCTGCGTTCACAGTGGAGTTTTCATCTGGGTTTCATTGAGTGATGGTGGGCGCTGAGTTCATTTGTGAGATAATGCAACAAATCTGTGTACAGTTTCTTAAAGCTCAGTGTGAAAATCTGCATTTTCTATCTTGGGTGCTATCCATTAGTTCAGATATGCATTGTGTCATTTCATGTGAAGTACAGTTTCAGAACTAATGAGGCAATTCTCATagatttgtatttgtgtttccaTTGACTTGAACTGCCAGCAACTGGTTTGTCTTTGAAAAGAAATCAAGTCAGTCAAAAGTTTGCAGGGAACGTTAATTAAAATTAGGGCAGCAactaaagattattttaaaagcCTTTTGCTCTATTAAGTGTGtttagaatattaaaatatatttgaacaTATGATGACGTCTTTAGTGCTGTCACTGTCGTACCAatagttaaaaaatacaacagctatTAGATTTTTCATCAAATTAATAAACATTTGAGAtgatcaaataaatgaaaaactacAAACCATTACTCTGACTCTCTTCCCAGTTTCAAATCCCGCCTAAAACGCACCTTTTTAGAAGTGCATATTCAGTTTAAACACAAGTCACATGTgccttttattgcatttcattaTTGCATTCgttcttttcctttttatatCGTTTAGTTTGTTTTACCTCTGTTTGCTATGATATTAAGTCTgctttattgttgttgcatttgtaaGATGACCTTTAGTGTCCTGAAAGAcgcccataaataaaatgtatcatcatAAAACATAACTACTAtcatatttgttgtaaaaattGCATTGACATTTTAACAATCAATCAACATGGCTGCATAAAACCTGACAGTCTAGATTATTGTGAGTGTTGTGAAATTTAACCCTCTGCAGACCTGTTAACTACTTTTCTTCATCAGCGTGTGAACTACTTCAGTCACTGAGTGTCTGAGAGACAGTGTGCAATCAATGAGAGTTTTCCTACACACATTATAGGTTCATTGGCTCACCTTGGTGCTGGCGACTCCGATCTCAGGGCCAGCATTAATGTGGACACCACAGTCGGTCTCCCTGGAGATGGAGCTGCCCACTGTGTTTGTGACACCCACAGTTAAAGCTCCCCTCTCCTTACAGTAGCGCAGGGCCATGAGGCTGTCAGCTGTTTCCCCTGCAGGATTGTAAGAAATGGGAAATCAAAACAATTTATGCAATGTAACAGTTCTGACAATAAAATTGTGCTGATTTATTAGTTTGTTAGGGGAAAGTGTTtgcgccacacaaggatatgaAACAGCTTCACAGAAAAGCAACACAGAATAACAAAGACATTTAGAAATTACATGTTCATGAGGACTACAGCAGGGAAGTACAGTGCAGGTACAGAGTACTTCAGTGTAAAGCAGAAGTTTGATTATGCAGTTTGCAAAGACTCGACCGGAGCACAGGAAAGATAAATCAGGAAGAAACAGAGTGCCTCCCAGGTATGGAAAGAGGAAGACAACTGGGGAATGTGCACTCGATCATGTCCAGATGGCAGCAGTCTCCCCACCTGACTGACTGATAAAGAAGCACACATCGTCTCGGAAGACTGGAGTGTTCCTGTCCAGGAAGTCGCTGGCCAGTTCCACCATGACAGGCAGCTCGGTGAGCTCCTCCAGCACCTGACGAGTCTGCAAAGCAACAGAACACTGCTCAGCGTCACGTTGTTAAAACAAGCCAGTCAAGCTCAAGAGCAAAGACGGTGCCAGCGCACGACCCTCACACCTGTGTCCACACAACACTGAGCTCACATTTCAAACCGGTCTGCTGGATTCAACATGGATGGCAGAACAGTCATGTTTCCATTATGTGCTTCAATAccagagaagaaaaaggttttttgTTAGTGGCTACTCACCGCCACTCCAGCATGGTAGCTGGTGCCACAAGCAATAAGGATAAGTCGCCGACACCTCTGGATCTCTTTGATGTGGTCCTTCAGTCCACCCAGTGTCACTGGAAGTAAAACAAACAGTTCATCTATCATTCCGTGCAGATATTTTCCACCTCATTAAAAAAGACCACAAAAGAGCCCCAGACAGCAATGACACATGAACACGTTTTGCACATATGTCAGTGTGTTGATTCCACAAATTTGACTGATAAGAATAAGCTTTATTTTGTGTGATCTTTAACTGAGAAGTACATGTGTTTGAGGAAATGTTAGCCAAATAGAGTGTAAATACAAGGCTGATTTGCAGGAAAGGCATTGCATCATTTCTCTGCAGAGACAATTCATCAGACAGCACTCTGACCTGTGTTGTCATCAAAGTTGACTCTCCCTCTCATGGTATTGaccacagactctggctgctcAAAGATCTCCTTCTGCATGAAGGTGCTGTAGTTGCCTGTGGAGGAAGGATCAAAACAAAGGTTCATTGCCAACagcagtaaaaaataaaaggtaaatGCCACTTAAGAGCACAGTGATGGACTTTTTATAAAGTGTGTGCCCCCACGAGGCCATCTGACAAAAAGGTTGTACTGACTTACATTAAGTACCTGAAAACGCAAACCATAGCCTCCCTGAGGAGCAACTAAACactttgtaatgttttactgAAAGATGGAAATGTAGGGAGTCTTTAGTGTTGTTCATTAACACATTCAGAGTTACAGGGCAGGTCACCCTATAACCAGAGGGAAAACAAACGCAGGACATTGGGGAGATGGTGTTTTTCCATCAATAATAAACTCTGACAGTGAAATATGCAAGCATTTGTCAGCCTTCCTCTGACAGTAATTTGGGTCATGCGAATTAGGTTATTCAGCAGAAAGGCTCCAGAAActaaaacagaggagagaggctgAGTAATGACTGGACCACAAAGGAATGTGAGGAAAACGGCCAATGTCAGATCACCTCCACCCTCTGCTGGACTACTGAGGTAGTGtaaagggaggaaacacacagagtgGCAGGACAATGCTAataacaaaacattttagtccCCTTTAGAGCTGAAATCtattgcaaatgtgtgtgtgtgtgtactaataaataataaatagattattaataattaattaaaaaccGAGAAGGGGTgggattaaatacattttacttcTTCCCTCTCCTTTGTGGATAtaagtggggcgctggtggccaagcggtctaagtgcccaacatacagaggctacagtcctcgtcccaggggtcgccggttcgattcccggccgcgaccatttcctgcatgtcctcatctgctctctactccccacccttcctgtctctcttcagctgtcctatcgaataaaggcaaaaagccccaaaatataacttaaaaaaaaatatatatatatatatatatatatatcatattaGTGATTATACGCTTTAATAATATTctgattattcttatttttcaaattattcatatcattattattattattattattattattttgttgcattgtatttacctttttttgttCGCAGCTTcagattaatattattattattactttttttacatgttcgaaataacaCTTTCAAATCATATCAAAATCTGATAATCAAttcagtgaaaattaaaaatatttccaCCTTTCAACTTCTCAAATATCCagatttgctgctttttttgaTTAAATGTAGTAATACTTTTTTATTCGACTGTTAGTCAAATTAAACAAGTGAACGTATCAGTTGAAAGTGTCGCTATATTTTGATGTTACACTGATTAATGATTATCTAAGGATATTTTTTGCAGATTATTCAGTAATGAAAATAGTACAATACTAAAATTGCAACCCTTTAATGAACACTGACATTTGCCTTTCTTGAAGGTAAATAGAGAGGATGTCACTCTTGTGACTGCAGGGTTGATATAGAGCTAAAGCAAGCTGTGGAAACAGTGGAACAGCATGATCTCCTGGAAGGATACAATTAGCACCTTGAGCAAATAGACGTCAGCACTCACAATAAGGTATGCCACTTTTAGTAGTAAAGATTAACAGTAGCCTCAAGAAACATAAAAGCTTCCTCCCAAGGCTTTCATCAGCTTATTATCAACAAAGTGGGTATGATCCATTTTTAAACAACTGCTGCAAATTGTCAAACCACTGGAAAATCACTTAAACAAACTTCTGTCATCTTGGGagtcattttaaagtcacaccTACATTGTTGATGATTAAAAACATCTGGGAAGTTGTATTATGTTTCTTAAAGTtggttttattcttttaattcaaaatgaagacacttttttttttttgcttatagTGTTTGAGTCAGCACCGAGAAGTTTTTTTCATTCGAGAATGCcatctttttatttgtaaattaaattCAGCTTCCAACACTAGTTTACACATTTCACCTTGTTTGTTTAGTCTGAACAAACAAATTAGGTGTAAAATGTTCAATTTGAGGCTTTACAGGGTGTCATGTGCCGGACCATTGCTTTGCTGGGACCAGTAACTCCCTACAGTCCATAATTGTTCTAGCCAAGTAAAAgataattacattaaataaatgaacactGATCAAAAAAACCTACTTGAAAACAGTGACTCCAAATttcctatttctttttttttttgctacagCATTGTTATTTGATGTAAATGCAAATACTCAATTAAACAAAGTTCATAGACCTTTACTTTGAGAATATCTTGTGACTCGGATGTTATTTTTTATAGCAGTTACTTCCCTAAAGGAGAACTACTCCAGCAGGGCTGGTAACAGCTGACTGGTAAAAAAAGATGGCCTCGGGGCTTGATGTTAAAAGCCACTTAAGGTAGAGAGTACCAATAGGAGTTACACAATAATAACAGGGTTCAGGACATAATTACAAGCTAGTGCACAAATGATTCATATTCAAACATGGCCAGGAGAAATTAACAGAACAAAGGAGGACATTCAACTCACCCTTCAtgatctgctgcagctccatcTGCAGGGTCTGAATAGCACGAGCTGGATAGTCCCCGACCCTGCGCTTTATCCTGTGAATGGACAGACGGCCTTGTTTCACAGCAGCCACGTCATCGTCCTCCAGGAAGATCACCCTGTTGGTGTGCTCGATCACTGCGCTGTAGTGATGGGAGAACATTAAATATTTACTTTACACTTCACAGTTCAAGCTAAGACGTATGG from Notolabrus celidotus isolate fNotCel1 chromosome 9, fNotCel1.pri, whole genome shotgun sequence includes these protein-coding regions:
- the gfpt1 gene encoding glutamine--fructose-6-phosphate aminotransferase [isomerizing] 1, with translation MCGIFAYLNYHVPRTRREILEILLKGLQRLEYRGYDSAGVGIDGGNGKDWESNAKSIQLIKQRGKVKALDEEIHKQQDIDLDVEFDVHVGIAHTRWATHGVPSPVNSHPHRSDKTNEFIVIHNGIITNYKDLRKFLESKGYEFESETDTETIAKLVKYMFDNRESDDINFTTLVERVIQQLEGAFALVFKSVHFPGEAVGTRRGSPLLMGVRCDHKLSADHIPVLYRSSGKEKKSCGSLSRTDQDTCLFPVDEKAVEYYFASDASAVIEHTNRVIFLEDDDVAAVKQGRLSIHRIKRRVGDYPARAIQTLQMELQQIMKGNYSTFMQKEIFEQPESVVNTMRGRVNFDDNTVTLGGLKDHIKEIQRCRRLILIACGTSYHAGVATRQVLEELTELPVMVELASDFLDRNTPVFRDDVCFFISQSGETADSLMALRYCKERGALTVGVTNTVGSSISRETDCGVHINAGPEIGVASTKAYTSQFVALIMFALLMCDDRISMQPRRREIIQGLRVLPDLIKEVLSLDDEIQRLATELYQQKSVLIMGRGYHYATCLEGALKIKEITYMHSEGILAGELKHGPLALVDKLMPVIMIIMRDLTYVKCQNALQQVVARSGRPIVICDKDDYETIKNCSRTIKVPHCVDCLQGVLSVIPLQLLSFHLAVLRGYDVDCPRNLAKSVTVE